CTGGAGGGGCGTGACATCTACATCCGCGAGGGTTGCAACAACTGCCATACCCAGACGGTGCGGCCGCTCCTCTCCGACACCGAGCGCTACGGCGAGTATTCGAAGGCGGGGGAGTTCGTGTACGACCAGCCGTTTCTCTGGGGATCCCGGCGCACCGGCCCTGATCTGGCGCGGATCGGCGGGAAGTACCCGGACGCCTGGCACTACACGCACATGGCGACCCCCCAGGCGATGGTGCCCCGGTCGAACATGCCCGGGTACGCATTCATGAAGAGGCCGCTCGACACGAGCCTCACGGAGAAGAAGATGCGGGCGCTGCACTTCCCGTACAGCAGCACCGATCTCGAATCGCTGAAGGGGAAAACGGAGATGGACGCCATGGTCGCCTACCTGCAAAAGCTCGGCAACGACATCCCCTGGCGCAAGGCTGCCCAGACCATGGTAACAGGGGAGTTGCACAACCCCTACCTCGACAAGGTGACGGTGCTCCCCGAAGGAAAGGAGCTGTACGCCAAAAACTGCGCGCAGTGCCACGGAGCAGAACTGAAAGGGGGAGTCGGCCCGAGCCTTGTAGACATGGACCAGCCGGACAGCCGCGTCTTCCAGACCATCTTCGCAGGGACGCAAAGTGGGATGCCCCCCTTTGGAGAGACACTCGGGAAGGACCGCATCTGGAAGATCGTCACCTTTATAAAGTCCACCCACAGGCACTGATATGATCTGGGCGAGCGTGTACTACCTGGGAACCACCATCCTCCTCTTCGTGATCTTTGCGGCGATCGTGAGAAGGACCTACAAACGAAGCGAGAAGGAACGGCTCGAAGGGCCGAAGTACCGGATGATGGAAGACGAGTGACGAAGTGGAGTCCGGACCGGCGACGGCAAAATGGAGAAAGGAGACGGTTGCATGTCAGATCACCACAGCTTCGACTACGACGGCATCAAGTACCGCATAGAGAGCAGGCCCCCTCTCGTCTTCACGATCCTTTTCTCCGGTCTGGTGCTCTGGGCGCTCGGCTTCATGGGGTACTTCCTCTTCAGCGACTGGTCCTCCGTCGGGGAGTACGTGCAGGAAAAGAAGGCAAATGACGCGCTAAAGGCCGCAAGCGCGGCGGCGGCGCCGGTGAAGGTCGCGCCAGGGGACCCGCAGGTCGGCGCAGCCGTATTCGCGGAACGGTGCGCGGCCTGTCACGGGGCGGACGCGAAGGGAAAGATCGGCCCCGACCTCACCAGAAAGGATTACAAGTACGGCAAGTCGGAGGCAGCCATAACGGAAAGCATCTCCAAGGGACGCCCCGGCGGCATGCCCGGTTTTGGTGACCTTGCGCCCGAAAAGATCGCCGGGCTGGCCGCCTATCTGCTCCACCTGTGACAGGTCGGAAGAAGGGATGCTCCCTGCTGGCACCGAAGAGGAGAGGGGTTCAACTTCTGTGCGCCCTCCTTTTCCTCGCGCTCCCGGTGGTGCCGCTCAATGGCGACTCCCTGCTGCGTCTCGACATCGGCACGCGCACCCTCCATGTCTTCGGCGCCACCCTTCGCATCGTGGAGTTCAGGCTCCTCCTCGTGGCGGTCCTCCTCCTGCTCTTCGCATTCCTTCTCATGACGATGGTGCTCGGCAGGGTCTGGTGCGGCTGGTTCTGCCCCCAGAGCGCGCTCTCGGACCTCTCCGAATGGCTGGAGAAGAAGCTTTCCCGGACGGTGCACAGCCGGTGGGTGCGGGGGGCGCTGCGGGAAGGGTGCCATGCCGCCCTCTCCTTTTTCATTGCCGCAGTCCTCCTCTGGTACATCATCCCGGCGGGAGAGTTCCTGAAAGGGGTATGGTCCGGGACCCTTCCGCGGGTAGCAGGGTATTCCTTCCTCCTCCTCGGCAGCGTCACCTATTTGAACCTCGCCCTCATGCGCCGCCACTTCTGCAAGATCGTCTGTCCCTACGGCCGTCTGCAGTTCTTTACCATGGACCGAGGGACCCTTACCCTTCTCTTCGAAGACCCGGAGGGCTCGTGCATCAGGTGCGGGAGCTGCCGGGGCGTCTGCCCCATGGGGATAGACATCAGGGAGGGGACCCAGGTCGCCTGCATAAACTGCGGCAGGTGCCTCGACGCCTGCCGGGGGGTCATGGGAAAGAAGGGGCGCCAGGGGCTGATCAGCTACCGTTTCGGGAACGGGAGAGAAGCGGGGAGCGTCTGGGGGCGCAGGTCCCTTCTGGCCGCGGCGGTAACAGCCCTCTCCCTGACCCTTGTGGCGGGGATCATCACGCGGCCGGAAGGAACGCTGAAGGTGCAACACGCACCGGGGGCGGCGGTGAAAAAGCTTCCGGGGAGCGTGGTGAACTTCTATATCGCCTACCTGGAGAACCGGGGGACGCAGCAGGAGCGATACAGACTGGCCCTGACGCCGGTGCCCGGAATCCGTTGCGAACTCCTCGGCCCGGTGCAGGACCTCGTCGTCGGCGCGAACGACAACAGGAGGGTCGATTTCGCGGTGCAGGTCTCCCCGACTCCACCTGAGGGGAAAGAACTCGAATTGCACCTCATGCGCGGGGGAGCTGACATCGCCAGGTCGCGACTTCCGCTCCTCACGGAATAGCTGTAAGGAGAAGAAATGAAAGAGTCCACGATCCCGCCGTTCTGGCGTTTCACCATGGGGCTTATGATGGGGAGCCTCCTTGTCGTCAGCGCCGGCAGCTTCATTGTGGCGGTACGGCATCCGGCAAAGGTGGTCGACCCGCACTACTACAGCCACGGGCTGGAGTACGGCAGGGAGGGCGGCGAGGCCCGCTGGCTCCTCGACGCAGTCGTGACGCCGGATGCTCTGGAGATCCGGGTGACGGATGAAGCCGACGCGCCGGTGACCGGCGGGGTGGTGGCGTGCCAGGTTGCGGATGCAGGGGCCGTGACCTTCACCGAAAAAAGCCCCGGAGTGTACTCCGCTCCCAAGGCGCTCCTTCCGACAGGGGAAGTGCGCGCAGTCGTGCGCTTTACCAAGGGGAAGGAGCACAGCACCAGAAGGATGGTGCTAATCCCGTGACGGAGACCTGTTTCCATTGCGGTGCCGGGATACCGGCAGGGTTGAAGCTGGAGGAGCGGGTAGCTGAAAGGGTACTCTCCTTCTGCTGCCGGGGGTGCCACGGCGCCTACCTTCTCATCAGCGGCGCCGGGCTTGACTCCTTCTACGCCCGTCGCGACCGTGCCGACGCAGGGCCCGTATCTCCCCCCGCCCCGGCAGATTACGACGAGAGCGCCTTTGCCTCGTCGCTGCGTCCGAGGGAGGGGCTCCTCTCGCTGGAGGCGAGGCTCGACGGGGTGCGCTGCGCCGGCTGTGTCTGGCTGCTGGAAAAGATGATCGGCCGCCTTCCGGGAGTGGCGCAGGTGCGCGTAAATTATGCGACGGCGCGCGCCTCGGTCCTCTTCGATCCCGCCGAGGTGACCGTGCGCGAGATCGTCACGCGGGCGGCCGAACTCGGCTACCCCCCCCGCCCCTGCCTCGACTCGGAAAGAAGCGAGAGCACACGGCGCGAGCGCACCGAACTCCTCTTCAGGTTCGGCACCGCCTTCTTTCTCACCATGCAGCTCATGGCCTATTCTTTCGCCCTCTATGCCGGATATTTTCAGGGAATGACCCCGGACATGAAGCGCTGGATGCAGATCTTCTCCCTTATCGTCACCACCCCCGTGATCTTTTACTGCGGCTCCCCCTTCCTCGCCGGGGCGTGGCGAAGCGTCCGCAACAGGGCGCCGGACATGGAGCTCCTGGTCGCCGTCGGCGCCCTCTCCTCCTACGGTTACAGCATATACGCGACTCTCGCCGGGGAGGAGGTGTACTTCGAGACCGCGGCGATGATCATCACCCTCATTCTCGCCGGAAGGCTTCTGGAAAACGCAGCGCGTAGCCGGGCGGCGGGGGGGATAGAGCGCCTCCTGCGCCTCGCCCCGGACCGGGTGAAAAGGTTGCGAGACGACCGGCTGGAAACCGTTCCCGTAGCGGAGCTGCACCCGGGCGACCTGATCCTCGTCTCCCCCGGAGAGCGATTCGCAGTCGACGGAACTGTCGAGGAAGGAGCCACCGAGGTCGACCAGTCCCCGACGACCGGGGAGCCGCTCCCGGTCCTGAAGAAGCGCGGCGACACCGTCTGGGGCGGCAGCAGTAACCTGACGGCGGCGGTACGGGTGCGCTGCGAAAAGAGTGCGGAGGACAGCTTTCTGGCCCGTGCTGCCCGTCTCGTGGAAGAGGCCCAGAGCCGGAAGGCGCCGATCCAGGGGAGTGCCGACAGGGTGGC
The DNA window shown above is from Geomonas sp. RF6 and carries:
- a CDS encoding 4Fe-4S dicluster domain-containing protein yields the protein MTGRKKGCSLLAPKRRGVQLLCALLFLALPVVPLNGDSLLRLDIGTRTLHVFGATLRIVEFRLLLVAVLLLLFAFLLMTMVLGRVWCGWFCPQSALSDLSEWLEKKLSRTVHSRWVRGALREGCHAALSFFIAAVLLWYIIPAGEFLKGVWSGTLPRVAGYSFLLLGSVTYLNLALMRRHFCKIVCPYGRLQFFTMDRGTLTLLFEDPEGSCIRCGSCRGVCPMGIDIREGTQVACINCGRCLDACRGVMGKKGRQGLISYRFGNGREAGSVWGRRSLLAAAVTALSLTLVAGIITRPEGTLKVQHAPGAAVKKLPGSVVNFYIAYLENRGTQQERYRLALTPVPGIRCELLGPVQDLVVGANDNRRVDFAVQVSPTPPEGKELELHLMRGGADIARSRLPLLTE
- a CDS encoding FixH family protein, translated to MKESTIPPFWRFTMGLMMGSLLVVSAGSFIVAVRHPAKVVDPHYYSHGLEYGREGGEARWLLDAVVTPDALEIRVTDEADAPVTGGVVACQVADAGAVTFTEKSPGVYSAPKALLPTGEVRAVVRFTKGKEHSTRRMVLIP
- a CDS encoding cbb3-type cytochrome c oxidase subunit II; translation: MLYKNPIVFLLVAAATVMVGTVVTMIVPFRWINDPKLRIAEVKPYTPLQLEGRDIYIREGCNNCHTQTVRPLLSDTERYGEYSKAGEFVYDQPFLWGSRRTGPDLARIGGKYPDAWHYTHMATPQAMVPRSNMPGYAFMKRPLDTSLTEKKMRALHFPYSSTDLESLKGKTEMDAMVAYLQKLGNDIPWRKAAQTMVTGELHNPYLDKVTVLPEGKELYAKNCAQCHGAELKGGVGPSLVDMDQPDSRVFQTIFAGTQSGMPPFGETLGKDRIWKIVTFIKSTHRH
- a CDS encoding heavy metal translocating P-type ATPase, with the translated sequence MTETCFHCGAGIPAGLKLEERVAERVLSFCCRGCHGAYLLISGAGLDSFYARRDRADAGPVSPPAPADYDESAFASSLRPREGLLSLEARLDGVRCAGCVWLLEKMIGRLPGVAQVRVNYATARASVLFDPAEVTVREIVTRAAELGYPPRPCLDSERSESTRRERTELLFRFGTAFFLTMQLMAYSFALYAGYFQGMTPDMKRWMQIFSLIVTTPVIFYCGSPFLAGAWRSVRNRAPDMELLVAVGALSSYGYSIYATLAGEEVYFETAAMIITLILAGRLLENAARSRAAGGIERLLRLAPDRVKRLRDDRLETVPVAELHPGDLILVSPGERFAVDGTVEEGATEVDQSPTTGEPLPVLKKRGDTVWGGSSNLTAAVRVRCEKSAEDSFLARAARLVEEAQSRKAPIQGSADRVAAHFVPLVLILGGATFCWHYAAGGSTFPESLMAALAVLVIACPCAVGLATPTAIAAGTAAGAAFGIIIKGGDVLERLSAVTAVAFDKTGTVTSGKATVEGVAPVAAVAPERVVTLAAAVEEGSLHPIGRAICDHARRQGLMHPVGEQLFTVPGGGVLGRVGPEKVLVGSLPFLISNGVEGSPEKSAAAPGITTVHVAFNQRYAGAISVSDPVRREAQALVSYFKGHGIRTLLLSGDSCQTAAGVARQVGIEEVLGEFSPAAKARHLEELHAAGETVLMVGDGINDAPALGAAAVGCAVAGGTDIAIETSDLVLARPDLERLARAHRLARRTMSVVRQNLLWAFVYNMVGIPLAMSGRLTPVYAAAAMALSSLCVVGNSLRLLGGRNG
- a CDS encoding c-type cytochrome, producing the protein MSDHHSFDYDGIKYRIESRPPLVFTILFSGLVLWALGFMGYFLFSDWSSVGEYVQEKKANDALKAASAAAAPVKVAPGDPQVGAAVFAERCAACHGADAKGKIGPDLTRKDYKYGKSEAAITESISKGRPGGMPGFGDLAPEKIAGLAAYLLHL